From Choristoneura fumiferana chromosome 7, NRCan_CFum_1, whole genome shotgun sequence, the proteins below share one genomic window:
- the LOC141429906 gene encoding cilia- and flagella-associated protein 61-like, protein MFAMHPDYDERYGFDMLEVAYELFPNRDYCVLCLPSNLAAFPLLEHFTLVSPFGNRKKYINESLYVAHVNSVRGNVSLRAGEAYDIPAMNDILEHAPRKQVLLDLFQKSLNSSTLDSYVLLNQSQPVGMIVVGPLEEATAVRTQYGVEAESRRPGTDGTILAGVMSPVMEPHARWYIRDLLRHSNYTTLFWLSGS, encoded by the exons ATGTTTGCTATGCACCCTGACTATGACGAAAG ATACGGATTTGATATGCTAGAAGTAGCGTACGAGCTATTTCCTAACAGAGATTACTGCGTCTTGTGCCTTCCTTCTAacctggctgcgtttcctctttTGGAACATTTTACG ctGGTGTCTCCATTCGGCAACCGAAAAAAGTATATCAACGAGTCGCTTTATGTTGCGCATGTGAATTCTGTACGTGG GAACGTGTCACTGCGTGCCGGTGAAGCCTACGATATTCCCGCTATGAACGACATCTTAGAACATGCCCCTCGAAAGCAAGTACTGTTGGATCTCTTCCAAAAGAGCCTGAATTCTTCTACTTTGGACTCCTACGTGCTTCTGAACCAGAGCCAACCGGTTGGGATGATTGTAGTCGG ACCCTTGGAAGAGGCCACTGCAGTTCGAACGCAGTACGGCGTGGAGGCCGAATCACGACGCCCGGGTACTGATGGCACA attttagcAGGTGTAATGTCGCCCGTCATGGAACCCCACGCTCGCTGGTACATCCGGGATCTGCTGCGTCACTCCAACTACACGACGTTATTCTGGCTCTCCGGCTCTTAG
- the LOC141429907 gene encoding uncharacterized protein has translation MVSRVFAPPALGKVRLAALEDATFILRLINESMANNFRIDHILDVIHLIEDCVLSIVQLDANGVIVGFLAAKDNPLIPALHPRAWEEYIWTKYKTVELNSRNTLFIHLLCWEPVGVPGDSLPVLCIADRSEVCPRLRIRRAVEEDNDDLVPIIERHSKRLQEIYGEFYISELISKHPESERVLLVCEHKELAVGVMILNTQINFEGLEESFELSPFRGCDI, from the exons atGGTTTCTCGTGTTTTTGCCCCGCCAGCTTTAGGCAAAGTGAGGTTGGCTGCACTTGAAGATGCGACCTTCATATTGAGACTCATAAACGAATCCATGGCAAACAACTTTCGCATCGACCACATTCTTGACGTAATACATCTAAT TGAGGACTGCGTGCTGTCCATAGTACAATTGGATGCCAACGGTGTAATTGTTGGATTCCTCGCTGCTAAAGATAATCCTTTGATACCGGCGTTGCATCCGCGAGCTTGGGAAGAGTATATATGGACCAAATACAA AACAGTGGAATTGAACTCCCGTAACACATTGTTCATTCACCTGCTATGTTGGGAACCGGT CGGGGTGCCCGGCGACTCCCTGCCCGTGCTCTGCATAGCGGACCGCTCGGAGGTGTGCCCGCGTCTCAGGATACGGAGGGCTGT TGAGGAGGACAATGACGACTTAGTGCCGATCATAGAGCGACATTCGAAACGCCTCCAGGAAATATATGGCGAGTTCTACATCAGCGAGTTGATATCGAAACACCCCGAGTCTGAGAGGGTTTTGCTAGTTTGTGAG CATAAAGAGTTGGCTGTCGGAGTGATGATATTGAACACGCAGATCAACTTCGAAGGTTTGGAGGAGAGTTTTGAGCTCTCTCCTTTTCGGGGCTGCGACATCTAG
- the CoRest gene encoding REST corepressor isoform X2 yields MVLAERSNDVRNGKRSRGPSPNGHGSPESSSEEDNAEKIRVGRDYQAVCPELEPLEQRRPELISDRALLVWSPTCDISDAKLDEYITIAKEKYGYNGEQALGMLFWHKHDLNRASMDLANFTPFPDEWTVEDKVLFEQAFQFHGKSFHRIRQMLPDKSIASLVKYYYSWKKTRARTSLMDVVGEGRTAAGSGTGKRESGAGSEPGGSDKESDNDEKKWTIHRGIVRGSRSPGPAQAQRGSPTSPQGEGSGEGAVKRCSVCGIQCSQTTAHNSQKLCQACLVHARRTGTMRPLCGPSGRRGPGSKQQRYKHRLPRGIYINHDDLVAMATGPQPGDAPQPGLVNQGDAMLKAMDREIISLKRQVQHNKQQLSAMKRKVGDSGVEELRPGEPPAKINSRWTNDELLMAVTAVRKYGKDFQAIAETLGTKTEAHVRTFFISYRRRYNLDAVLREHEADRGNSNHIPAGTTSTENAESAVDNTNGNNGTASPQITTKDEKTEVDSEGVAIGASAESGGPPTTPPKHKPAK; encoded by the exons ATGGTTCTGGCGGAACGAAGTAATGATGTACGAAACGGGAAGCGGTCGAGAGGGCCTAGCCCCAATGGCCATGGAAGTCCAGAATCCAGTTCCGAGGAAGATAATG CTGAGAAGATAAGAGTGGGCCGGGATTACCAGGCAGTTTGTCCAGAGTTGGAACCTCTGGAGCAGCGGAGACCAGAACTTATATCCGACAGAGCACTGCTTGTGTGGTCACCGACTTGTGACATATCTGATGCCAAAT tgGATGAGTATATAACTATAGCTAAAGAAAAATATGGATACAATGGGGAACAAGCTCTTGGCATGTTATTCTGGCATAAACATGATCTAAATCGGGCATCTATGGATTTGGCAAACTTCACACCATTCCCTGATGAGTGGACGGTCGAAGATAAGGTGCTCTTTGAGCAAGCCTTCCAGTTTCATGGCAAAAGTTTTCACAGAATCAGGCAAATG TTACCTGACAAGTCAATAGCTTCACTAGTGAAATATTATTACTCATGGAAAAAAACGAGGGCACGAACGTCTCTTATGGATGTTGTTGGAGAAGGCCGCACTGCCGCAGGCTCGGGCACAGGCAAGCGAGAGTCTGGCGCGGGCTCTGAACCAGGTGGATCAGACAAGGAGTCTGACAACGATGAGAAG AAGTGGACTATCCACCGCGGTATAGTGCGCGGCAGCCGGTCTCCGGGGCCGGCGCAAGCGCAGCGCGGGTCGCCGACCTCCCCCCAG GGCGAGGGCAGCGGCGAGGGCGCGGTCAAGCGGTGCTCGGTGTGCGGCATTCAATGCTCCCAGACCACGGCCCACAACTCGCAAAAGTTGTGCCAGGCTTGCCTCGTGCACGCCAG ACGCACGGGGACGATGAGACCGCTCTGTGGGCCTTCGGGGCGCCGCGGGCCCGGCTCCAAACAACAGCGATACAAGCACCGGCTGCCGCGAGGCATTTACATCAATCATGACGATCTCGTCGCCATGGCCACCGGCCCGCAGCCCGGCGACGCGCCGCAGCCCGGGCTGGTCAATCAGGGCGACGCCATGCTCAAAGCCATGGACAGAGAAATAATATCCCTCAAGAGACAA GTACAGCATAACAAACAACAGTTGAGTGCGATGAAGCGCAAAGTTGGGGACTCCGGCGTCGAGGAGTTGAGGCCCGGCGAACCGCCGGCAAAAATCAACTCTCGCTGGACCAACGACGAACTGCTTATGGCTGTGACTGCAGTCAGGAAATATG GCAAAGACTTCCAAGCTATAGCGGAGACGCTGGGCACAAAGACAGAAGCGCACGTACGCACGTttttcatatcgtaccgtcgcCGCTACAACTTAGACGCCGTGCTGCGCGAACACGAGGCTGATCGTGGAAACTCGAATCACATACCGGCAG gAACAACGAGCACAGAAAATGCCGAAAGTGCCGTTGATAACACTAATGGTAACAATGGCACTGCATCACCACAAATCACAACCAAGGACGAAAAA ACGGAAGTGGACAGCGAGGGGGTCGCTATCGGAGCCTCAGCTGAGTCCGGCGGCCCTCCCACCACCCCACCTAAACACAAGCCAGCTAAGTGA
- the CoRest gene encoding REST corepressor isoform X1, protein MVLAERSNDVRNGKRSRGPSPNGHGSPESSSEEDNVVPFAAEKIRVGRDYQAVCPELEPLEQRRPELISDRALLVWSPTCDISDAKLDEYITIAKEKYGYNGEQALGMLFWHKHDLNRASMDLANFTPFPDEWTVEDKVLFEQAFQFHGKSFHRIRQMLPDKSIASLVKYYYSWKKTRARTSLMDVVGEGRTAAGSGTGKRESGAGSEPGGSDKESDNDEKKWTIHRGIVRGSRSPGPAQAQRGSPTSPQGEGSGEGAVKRCSVCGIQCSQTTAHNSQKLCQACLVHARRTGTMRPLCGPSGRRGPGSKQQRYKHRLPRGIYINHDDLVAMATGPQPGDAPQPGLVNQGDAMLKAMDREIISLKRQVQHNKQQLSAMKRKVGDSGVEELRPGEPPAKINSRWTNDELLMAVTAVRKYGKDFQAIAETLGTKTEAHVRTFFISYRRRYNLDAVLREHEADRGNSNHIPAGTTSTENAESAVDNTNGNNGTASPQITTKDEKTEVDSEGVAIGASAESGGPPTTPPKHKPAK, encoded by the exons ATGGTTCTGGCGGAACGAAGTAATGATGTACGAAACGGGAAGCGGTCGAGAGGGCCTAGCCCCAATGGCCATGGAAGTCCAGAATCCAGTTCCGAGGAAGATAATG TAGTGCCATTTGCAGCTGAGAAGATAAGAGTGGGCCGGGATTACCAGGCAGTTTGTCCAGAGTTGGAACCTCTGGAGCAGCGGAGACCAGAACTTATATCCGACAGAGCACTGCTTGTGTGGTCACCGACTTGTGACATATCTGATGCCAAAT tgGATGAGTATATAACTATAGCTAAAGAAAAATATGGATACAATGGGGAACAAGCTCTTGGCATGTTATTCTGGCATAAACATGATCTAAATCGGGCATCTATGGATTTGGCAAACTTCACACCATTCCCTGATGAGTGGACGGTCGAAGATAAGGTGCTCTTTGAGCAAGCCTTCCAGTTTCATGGCAAAAGTTTTCACAGAATCAGGCAAATG TTACCTGACAAGTCAATAGCTTCACTAGTGAAATATTATTACTCATGGAAAAAAACGAGGGCACGAACGTCTCTTATGGATGTTGTTGGAGAAGGCCGCACTGCCGCAGGCTCGGGCACAGGCAAGCGAGAGTCTGGCGCGGGCTCTGAACCAGGTGGATCAGACAAGGAGTCTGACAACGATGAGAAG AAGTGGACTATCCACCGCGGTATAGTGCGCGGCAGCCGGTCTCCGGGGCCGGCGCAAGCGCAGCGCGGGTCGCCGACCTCCCCCCAG GGCGAGGGCAGCGGCGAGGGCGCGGTCAAGCGGTGCTCGGTGTGCGGCATTCAATGCTCCCAGACCACGGCCCACAACTCGCAAAAGTTGTGCCAGGCTTGCCTCGTGCACGCCAG ACGCACGGGGACGATGAGACCGCTCTGTGGGCCTTCGGGGCGCCGCGGGCCCGGCTCCAAACAACAGCGATACAAGCACCGGCTGCCGCGAGGCATTTACATCAATCATGACGATCTCGTCGCCATGGCCACCGGCCCGCAGCCCGGCGACGCGCCGCAGCCCGGGCTGGTCAATCAGGGCGACGCCATGCTCAAAGCCATGGACAGAGAAATAATATCCCTCAAGAGACAA GTACAGCATAACAAACAACAGTTGAGTGCGATGAAGCGCAAAGTTGGGGACTCCGGCGTCGAGGAGTTGAGGCCCGGCGAACCGCCGGCAAAAATCAACTCTCGCTGGACCAACGACGAACTGCTTATGGCTGTGACTGCAGTCAGGAAATATG GCAAAGACTTCCAAGCTATAGCGGAGACGCTGGGCACAAAGACAGAAGCGCACGTACGCACGTttttcatatcgtaccgtcgcCGCTACAACTTAGACGCCGTGCTGCGCGAACACGAGGCTGATCGTGGAAACTCGAATCACATACCGGCAG gAACAACGAGCACAGAAAATGCCGAAAGTGCCGTTGATAACACTAATGGTAACAATGGCACTGCATCACCACAAATCACAACCAAGGACGAAAAA ACGGAAGTGGACAGCGAGGGGGTCGCTATCGGAGCCTCAGCTGAGTCCGGCGGCCCTCCCACCACCCCACCTAAACACAAGCCAGCTAAGTGA
- the CoRest gene encoding REST corepressor isoform X3 yields the protein MVLAERSNDVRNGKRSRGPSPNGHGSPESSSEEDNVVPFAAEKIRVGRDYQAVCPELEPLEQRRPELISDRALLVWSPTCDISDAKLDEYITIAKEKYGYNGEQALGMLFWHKHDLNRASMDLANFTPFPDEWTVEDKVLFEQAFQFHGKSFHRIRQMLPDKSIASLVKYYYSWKKTRARTSLMDVVGEGRTAAGSGTGKRESGAGSEPGGSDKESDNDEKGEGSGEGAVKRCSVCGIQCSQTTAHNSQKLCQACLVHARRTGTMRPLCGPSGRRGPGSKQQRYKHRLPRGIYINHDDLVAMATGPQPGDAPQPGLVNQGDAMLKAMDREIISLKRQVQHNKQQLSAMKRKVGDSGVEELRPGEPPAKINSRWTNDELLMAVTAVRKYGKDFQAIAETLGTKTEAHVRTFFISYRRRYNLDAVLREHEADRGNSNHIPAGTTSTENAESAVDNTNGNNGTASPQITTKDEKTEVDSEGVAIGASAESGGPPTTPPKHKPAK from the exons ATGGTTCTGGCGGAACGAAGTAATGATGTACGAAACGGGAAGCGGTCGAGAGGGCCTAGCCCCAATGGCCATGGAAGTCCAGAATCCAGTTCCGAGGAAGATAATG TAGTGCCATTTGCAGCTGAGAAGATAAGAGTGGGCCGGGATTACCAGGCAGTTTGTCCAGAGTTGGAACCTCTGGAGCAGCGGAGACCAGAACTTATATCCGACAGAGCACTGCTTGTGTGGTCACCGACTTGTGACATATCTGATGCCAAAT tgGATGAGTATATAACTATAGCTAAAGAAAAATATGGATACAATGGGGAACAAGCTCTTGGCATGTTATTCTGGCATAAACATGATCTAAATCGGGCATCTATGGATTTGGCAAACTTCACACCATTCCCTGATGAGTGGACGGTCGAAGATAAGGTGCTCTTTGAGCAAGCCTTCCAGTTTCATGGCAAAAGTTTTCACAGAATCAGGCAAATG TTACCTGACAAGTCAATAGCTTCACTAGTGAAATATTATTACTCATGGAAAAAAACGAGGGCACGAACGTCTCTTATGGATGTTGTTGGAGAAGGCCGCACTGCCGCAGGCTCGGGCACAGGCAAGCGAGAGTCTGGCGCGGGCTCTGAACCAGGTGGATCAGACAAGGAGTCTGACAACGATGAGAAG GGCGAGGGCAGCGGCGAGGGCGCGGTCAAGCGGTGCTCGGTGTGCGGCATTCAATGCTCCCAGACCACGGCCCACAACTCGCAAAAGTTGTGCCAGGCTTGCCTCGTGCACGCCAG ACGCACGGGGACGATGAGACCGCTCTGTGGGCCTTCGGGGCGCCGCGGGCCCGGCTCCAAACAACAGCGATACAAGCACCGGCTGCCGCGAGGCATTTACATCAATCATGACGATCTCGTCGCCATGGCCACCGGCCCGCAGCCCGGCGACGCGCCGCAGCCCGGGCTGGTCAATCAGGGCGACGCCATGCTCAAAGCCATGGACAGAGAAATAATATCCCTCAAGAGACAA GTACAGCATAACAAACAACAGTTGAGTGCGATGAAGCGCAAAGTTGGGGACTCCGGCGTCGAGGAGTTGAGGCCCGGCGAACCGCCGGCAAAAATCAACTCTCGCTGGACCAACGACGAACTGCTTATGGCTGTGACTGCAGTCAGGAAATATG GCAAAGACTTCCAAGCTATAGCGGAGACGCTGGGCACAAAGACAGAAGCGCACGTACGCACGTttttcatatcgtaccgtcgcCGCTACAACTTAGACGCCGTGCTGCGCGAACACGAGGCTGATCGTGGAAACTCGAATCACATACCGGCAG gAACAACGAGCACAGAAAATGCCGAAAGTGCCGTTGATAACACTAATGGTAACAATGGCACTGCATCACCACAAATCACAACCAAGGACGAAAAA ACGGAAGTGGACAGCGAGGGGGTCGCTATCGGAGCCTCAGCTGAGTCCGGCGGCCCTCCCACCACCCCACCTAAACACAAGCCAGCTAAGTGA